The following are encoded in a window of Staphylospora marina genomic DNA:
- the paaA gene encoding 1,2-phenylacetyl-CoA epoxidase subunit PaaA, translating to MKEDIRHQEFMERINRGEKIEATDWMPDEYRMLLIKFIHMHAVSEIMGAYPEKEWVPKAPNLRRKLAIMAKVQDEMGHGQLLLRVVEDLCKPLGKTREELIEDVYNSKVKFHNVFHMEARTWADAGLIGWLVDGAAIINQAALLETSYAPYARMLKRICAEESFHMQHGENIILALAMGTEQQREMLQESLNYWWESLLFFFGPKEISPAVERMLYYKIRVKTNEEQRQKFLDKYVPRILSIGLTIPDPKLRYDEEKKEWIYTEPDWEKFGRIVRFNEGPKSRERMELRRMAHEGQRWVREAMLRAREVSAV from the coding sequence ATGAAAGAGGACATTCGTCATCAGGAATTCATGGAACGCATCAATCGCGGGGAAAAGATCGAGGCAACCGACTGGATGCCTGACGAGTACCGCATGTTGCTGATCAAATTCATCCACATGCATGCCGTGAGCGAGATCATGGGTGCTTATCCGGAGAAAGAATGGGTGCCCAAGGCACCGAACCTCCGTCGCAAACTGGCGATCATGGCCAAGGTGCAGGACGAGATGGGACACGGACAGCTCCTTCTGCGGGTGGTGGAAGACCTGTGCAAACCGCTGGGCAAAACCCGGGAAGAGCTGATTGAAGACGTCTACAACAGCAAAGTGAAATTCCACAACGTGTTCCACATGGAAGCCCGCACTTGGGCGGATGCCGGTCTGATCGGCTGGCTCGTGGACGGCGCGGCCATCATCAACCAGGCTGCCCTGTTGGAAACTTCTTATGCTCCTTATGCCCGCATGCTCAAGAGGATCTGCGCGGAAGAAAGCTTCCACATGCAGCACGGGGAGAACATCATTCTCGCACTGGCGATGGGAACCGAGCAGCAGCGGGAGATGTTGCAGGAATCGCTCAACTACTGGTGGGAATCGCTCCTGTTCTTCTTCGGCCCGAAGGAGATTTCTCCGGCGGTGGAACGGATGCTGTACTACAAGATCCGCGTGAAGACGAACGAAGAACAGCGCCAGAAGTTCCTGGACAAATACGTTCCGCGGATTCTGTCGATCGGTCTGACCATTCCGGATCCGAAACTCCGCTACGACGAAGAGAAGAAGGAATGGATCTACACCGAACCCGACTGGGAAAAATTCGGTCGGATCGTTCGCTTCAACGAGGGACCGAAGTCGCGTGAACGCATGGAGTTGCGCCGCATGGCCCATGAAGGTCAACGCTGGGTGCGCGAGGCGATGCTCCGGGCCCGGGAAGTTTCGGCAGTGTGA
- a CDS encoding phenylacetic acid degradation protein, with amino-acid sequence MAAEKPVFEAYEVFVQKSHMDHHVHVGSLIAPSPEVALQTARENYLRRDKAVNIWVVPQSQIFAAPYDDDFLSRELDRRYREVAGYTENGRLWRMFKEKEITIEEIVRYVHDRDKAKKQAASEVRRGGESK; translated from the coding sequence ATGGCAGCGGAAAAACCGGTATTTGAAGCTTATGAAGTCTTTGTCCAAAAATCGCACATGGATCATCACGTCCATGTGGGCAGTCTGATTGCTCCGTCTCCGGAGGTGGCCCTTCAGACGGCCCGGGAGAATTATCTTCGTCGGGACAAGGCGGTCAACATCTGGGTGGTTCCCCAGAGCCAGATCTTTGCCGCCCCGTACGATGACGACTTCCTCAGCCGGGAGCTGGATCGCCGGTACCGTGAAGTCGCCGGGTACACGGAAAACGGACGTCTCTGGCGGATGTTCAAAGAGAAAGAGATCACCATCGAAGAGATCGTGCGGTACGTGCATGATCGTGACAAAGCAAAGAAGCAGGCAGCAAGCGAGGTCCGGCGCGGAGGTGAGTCCAAATGA
- the paaC gene encoding 1,2-phenylacetyl-CoA epoxidase subunit PaaC, whose protein sequence is MKFENAEQVMQNREVHQALVRWLYQLADDELVLGHRDSEWLGLCPDIEGDVAFSSVAQDEVGHAVLYFDLLHELGEPDPDNMAYERSVGDRFNATLVARDNGDWAYSVARHFLYDLFDDLRLEAMSDSSYLPLKQGVAKIRREEFYHLLHMRTWFVRLGQAGGEAGERLAAGVRKVWNDLADLFDFGPYEEVLLKSGIISFGSEELKRRWTERVRELFAEARLEWPGEFPEAELKGRRGEHGEEMKNLLSTMTEVYDLDPAARW, encoded by the coding sequence ATGAAGTTTGAAAACGCGGAACAAGTCATGCAAAACCGGGAGGTTCATCAAGCACTCGTGCGCTGGCTGTATCAATTGGCCGACGATGAACTCGTTCTCGGACACCGCGATTCCGAATGGCTGGGACTCTGCCCGGACATCGAGGGAGACGTGGCGTTCAGCTCCGTCGCACAGGATGAAGTGGGACACGCCGTTCTATATTTCGACCTGCTGCATGAGTTGGGCGAACCGGATCCCGACAACATGGCCTACGAACGTTCCGTCGGTGATCGGTTCAACGCCACGCTGGTGGCGCGTGACAACGGAGACTGGGCATACTCCGTGGCACGTCACTTCCTCTATGACCTGTTTGATGATCTGCGCCTCGAAGCGATGAGCGATTCCTCCTACCTGCCGCTTAAGCAAGGCGTGGCCAAGATCCGGCGTGAGGAATTCTATCACCTGTTGCACATGCGCACTTGGTTTGTCCGCCTCGGACAGGCCGGCGGAGAGGCCGGGGAAAGGCTGGCCGCCGGAGTGCGGAAGGTGTGGAACGACCTGGCGGATCTGTTTGATTTCGGTCCTTATGAAGAAGTCTTGCTGAAATCCGGCATCATTTCTTTCGGCTCGGAGGAGTTGAAGCGTCGCTGGACGGAAAGGGTCCGGGAACTGTTTGCCGAAGCCCGGCTCGAATGGCCCGGCGAGTTTCCGGAAGCCGAGCTCAAAGGGCGCCGCGGCGAGCACGGGGAAGAGATGAAAAACTTGCTGTCGACGATGACGGAGGTTTACGACCTCGACCCGGCCGCCAGATGGTGA
- the paaD gene encoding 1,2-phenylacetyl-CoA epoxidase subunit PaaD — MTQNLNEQMIWDALQDVKDPEIPTVSVVEMGMVNRVTVHGEDVEVEMTPTFTGCPALDIIRENVRERIAREKGVRNVQVRFVMDPPWTSDRITPDGRLKLREFGIAAPPASPLDVPPCPFCGAEGGDVDNLFGPTACRAIYYCRKCKQPYEGMKKV; from the coding sequence ATGACGCAGAATCTCAATGAACAAATGATCTGGGATGCGCTGCAGGATGTGAAAGACCCCGAAATCCCCACCGTCAGCGTGGTGGAGATGGGCATGGTGAACCGCGTGACCGTTCACGGCGAAGACGTCGAGGTGGAAATGACTCCCACGTTCACGGGGTGCCCCGCGCTTGACATCATCCGCGAAAATGTCCGGGAGCGCATTGCCCGGGAAAAAGGGGTCCGGAACGTTCAGGTCCGGTTCGTGATGGATCCCCCGTGGACCAGCGACCGGATCACACCGGACGGCCGTTTGAAGCTGCGTGAGTTCGGCATTGCCGCACCGCCGGCTTCTCCGCTGGATGTCCCGCCCTGTCCCTTCTGCGGTGCGGAAGGCGGGGATGTGGACAACCTGTTCGGCCCCACGGCCTGTCGCGCGATCTATTATTGCAGGAAATGCAAGCAGCCGTATGAAGGCATGAAAAAGGTTTGA
- a CDS encoding phenylacetate--CoA ligase family protein: protein MSREQLAELQNRRLKETLKRVYERVPFYRTQLDRAGIHPDSFKGLEDLTRLPFTRKTDLREHYPFGLFAVDMKDVARLHASSGTKGKPTVVGYTRRDLESWAEVCARTIVAAGGKPGDVFHNAYGYGLFTGGLGMHYGAEKLGLTVVPVSGGTRSRQMTLIEDFRPRGIAGTPSFILSLGEAMIQAGKDPRASSVEYGIFGAEPWTEEMRRELEEMWGIHAIDIYGLSEVIGPGVAIECWQAKDGLHIAEDHFLVEVIDPNTGEPVEDGVTGELVFTTLTKEAIPVIRYRTGDLASVTREPCVCGRTHARMSRIKGRIDDMLIIRGVNVFPSEIEAVILSMSVIAPHYRLVVDKEGQLDRLTVETEVTEEFFAAVGSSAWEDAEAVKQLIRTLEHRLKEELGLTARASVQPPGSVPRSEGKAVRIIDKRQASQ, encoded by the coding sequence ATGAGCCGTGAACAGCTTGCCGAATTGCAGAACCGGCGGCTGAAGGAAACACTGAAGCGAGTGTATGAACGTGTTCCGTTTTACAGAACCCAGCTGGATCGGGCGGGGATCCATCCGGATTCGTTCAAGGGTTTGGAAGACCTGACCCGGCTCCCGTTCACCCGCAAGACGGATTTGCGCGAACATTATCCGTTCGGGCTCTTTGCCGTCGACATGAAGGATGTGGCCAGACTTCACGCTTCCTCCGGCACCAAGGGCAAGCCCACCGTGGTCGGATACACGCGGCGGGATCTGGAGAGCTGGGCGGAAGTGTGTGCCCGAACCATCGTCGCCGCCGGCGGAAAACCCGGAGACGTGTTTCACAACGCTTACGGATATGGTTTGTTCACCGGTGGATTGGGTATGCATTATGGGGCGGAAAAACTCGGACTGACGGTCGTTCCGGTCTCCGGCGGCACGCGCTCCCGTCAGATGACGCTGATCGAGGATTTCCGTCCGCGGGGCATCGCGGGAACACCTTCTTTCATCCTCAGCCTGGGCGAGGCAATGATTCAGGCAGGCAAGGATCCGAGGGCCTCATCCGTCGAATATGGTATCTTTGGAGCGGAACCCTGGACGGAAGAAATGCGGCGCGAGCTGGAGGAAATGTGGGGCATTCACGCGATCGACATTTACGGACTGTCCGAGGTGATCGGTCCGGGCGTGGCGATCGAATGCTGGCAGGCCAAAGACGGTTTGCACATTGCCGAGGACCATTTCCTGGTGGAGGTCATCGATCCGAACACGGGAGAACCGGTGGAGGACGGAGTGACGGGTGAACTGGTGTTCACCACGCTCACCAAGGAAGCGATTCCGGTCATCCGTTACCGCACGGGAGATCTGGCTTCCGTGACGCGGGAACCTTGCGTGTGCGGTCGCACTCATGCGCGCATGTCCCGCATCAAGGGGCGGATCGACGACATGCTCATCATTCGCGGGGTGAATGTGTTCCCGTCGGAAATCGAGGCGGTCATTCTGTCGATGTCCGTGATTGCTCCGCACTATCGACTGGTGGTGGACAAGGAGGGACAGCTGGACCGGTTGACCGTGGAGACGGAAGTGACCGAGGAGTTCTTTGCCGCGGTCGGAAGCTCCGCATGGGAAGACGCGGAAGCGGTGAAACAACTCATCCGCACGCTGGAGCACCGGCTGAAGGAAGAGCTGGGGCTCACCGCCCGGGCAAGCGTTCAACCCCCGGGATCCGTTCCCCGCAGCGAAGGCAAAGCCGTCCGCATCATCGACAAGCGTCAGGCTTCCCAATGA
- a CDS encoding EthD family reductase, producing the protein MVKLVALYKQPEDKKAFDEHYFNVHLPLAQKMPGLIKATVTRYAGTPMGTESPYYLQAEMYFENMEALQASMNSPEGRAAAKDLMSFAGKLVTMMIGEEA; encoded by the coding sequence ATGGTGAAACTGGTGGCTCTGTACAAACAACCGGAAGACAAAAAGGCATTCGATGAACACTACTTCAATGTTCACCTGCCGCTGGCCCAAAAAATGCCCGGTCTGATCAAAGCGACGGTCACCCGGTACGCCGGCACCCCGATGGGAACGGAGTCTCCGTACTACCTGCAGGCGGAAATGTATTTCGAAAACATGGAAGCGCTTCAAGCATCCATGAACTCCCCGGAAGGCCGTGCGGCAGCCAAGGATCTGATGTCTTTCGCGGGCAAACTGGTCACCATGATGATCGGAGAAGAGGCCTGA
- a CDS encoding 3-hydroxyacyl-CoA dehydrogenase NAD-binding domain-containing protein, with the protein MSGSAFTRPAVIGAGTMGIGIAEVLAAAGHDVQVLELSREVFDRAMDGLRKRLSRQVEKGRLTAEQADAVSGRIRYAESVEELADRDIVIEAIVERLDVKKDLFARLEQSVSESTVLASNTSSLPITAIAAAVRHPGRVMGLHFFNPAPLMPLVEVISAAETDPELAERAYAWLKEIGKEPVKVSDSPGFLVNRVARPFHLEPYRIVGEGIASKEQVDRIMRAAGFKMGPFQLQDLIGIDINYAASVSVYEAYFHEPRLRPHFAQRMMVERGALGRKTGKGHYRYES; encoded by the coding sequence GTGAGCGGCAGTGCATTCACCCGCCCCGCGGTGATCGGGGCGGGCACCATGGGCATCGGGATCGCCGAAGTACTGGCTGCCGCAGGTCATGACGTGCAAGTTCTCGAGCTGTCCCGGGAAGTGTTCGACCGGGCGATGGACGGGCTTCGCAAACGGCTGTCCAGACAAGTGGAAAAAGGCCGTTTGACGGCCGAACAGGCCGATGCCGTCTCCGGTCGGATCCGCTATGCGGAAAGCGTGGAAGAGCTGGCGGACAGGGACATTGTCATCGAAGCGATCGTCGAACGGCTCGATGTGAAAAAAGATTTGTTCGCACGGTTGGAGCAATCGGTTTCCGAATCCACGGTTCTCGCATCCAACACCTCTTCGCTTCCGATCACGGCCATCGCCGCCGCGGTTCGTCATCCCGGCCGGGTCATGGGGCTCCATTTCTTCAACCCGGCGCCCCTGATGCCGCTGGTGGAAGTGATCTCCGCCGCCGAAACGGATCCGGAGCTGGCGGAACGGGCTTACGCCTGGCTCAAGGAAATCGGCAAGGAACCGGTCAAAGTTTCCGATTCTCCCGGATTCCTGGTCAACCGGGTGGCCCGCCCGTTTCACTTGGAACCGTATCGGATCGTGGGAGAGGGGATCGCTTCCAAGGAACAGGTGGACCGGATCATGCGGGCGGCCGGATTCAAAATGGGGCCGTTCCAATTGCAGGACCTGATCGGGATCGACATCAACTACGCCGCGTCGGTCTCCGTTTACGAGGCATACTTCCACGAACCGCGCCTGCGTCCCCACTTTGCGCAGCGCATGATGGTGGAACGCGGAGCGCTCGGCCGGAAGACCGGAAAGGGGCATTACCGCTATGAGTCGTAA
- a CDS encoding 3-hydroxyacyl-CoA dehydrogenase family protein codes for MSRKVAVIGQGELYEKVTRFLTDRGIEVPDTVALDLSGVAALIDLEAGTDERHRDWLTVLEENLPEHVPVFTSVLHRTATEIASWLKRPERVVGFSPLFLSEMTLLEVSRPLQAEESASWERHLEFWNELGKEVEMVGDEPGLVFPRTLALLVNEASFALMENVASREDIDLAMRKGTNWPHGPLAWADLAGIDRIVDILSGLHRETGDDRYRPAPLLRKMVYAGWTGKAAGRGFYRYEA; via the coding sequence ATGAGTCGTAAAGTCGCGGTGATTGGACAAGGAGAACTGTACGAAAAAGTGACTCGCTTCCTGACCGATCGCGGCATCGAGGTGCCGGACACGGTGGCGCTGGATTTGAGCGGCGTCGCCGCCCTGATCGATCTGGAGGCCGGAACCGATGAAAGGCACCGGGACTGGTTGACGGTCCTGGAAGAAAATCTTCCCGAGCATGTGCCCGTTTTCACTTCCGTGTTGCACAGAACGGCGACGGAAATCGCTTCCTGGCTGAAGCGGCCGGAGCGGGTCGTCGGATTTTCCCCGCTTTTTTTGAGTGAGATGACGCTCCTCGAAGTGTCACGCCCTCTGCAGGCGGAAGAATCGGCATCTTGGGAAAGACACCTGGAGTTCTGGAACGAACTCGGCAAAGAAGTGGAGATGGTCGGGGACGAACCGGGACTGGTTTTCCCGCGCACGCTGGCCCTTCTGGTGAATGAGGCGTCGTTCGCTCTCATGGAGAACGTGGCGTCCCGGGAAGACATCGATCTGGCGATGCGCAAAGGAACCAACTGGCCGCACGGGCCGCTCGCCTGGGCGGACTTGGCCGGCATCGACCGGATCGTGGACATTCTGAGCGGTCTTCACCGGGAAACGGGGGATGACCGTTATCGTCCCGCTCCGCTGCTGAGGAAAATGGTGTATGCCGGTTGGACCGGCAAGGCGGCCGGGCGTGGATTTTACCGTTACGAAGCATGA
- a CDS encoding thiolase family protein: protein MKLREVVIVDAVRTPIGRFQGSLATVRADDLGAVVIRALLERNPSLDPESIEDVIFGCANQAGEDNRNVARMSLLLAGLPEKVGGSTVNRLCGSGLEAINQASAAIAVGAGDIMIAGGVENMTRAPLVMLKPETGLARGNHELVDTTLGWRFVNPKLAAMYDPISMGETAENVAEKYGVSREDQDRFAYDSQMRCKAAWEEGKFDDEIVPVTVTRGKETFVFDRDEHPRPGTTLEKLSTLKTVFRAGGTVTAGNAAGINDGASAVLLMERETARRLGFKPLARIVTFAVEGVNPLYMGIGPVGATKKVLRRAGLTVDDLDLVELNEAFAAQALACMRELGLDHEKVNVNGGSIALGHPLGASGSRIMTTLVHEMKRRGSRFGLATMCIGVGQGIATLVERVDD, encoded by the coding sequence ATGAAGCTCAGAGAAGTGGTGATCGTGGACGCGGTGCGCACCCCGATCGGCCGCTTTCAGGGTTCGCTCGCGACGGTGCGGGCCGACGACCTGGGAGCGGTGGTGATCCGGGCGCTGTTGGAGCGCAACCCGTCTCTCGATCCGGAAAGCATAGAAGACGTGATTTTCGGCTGTGCCAATCAAGCGGGAGAAGACAATCGCAACGTGGCCCGGATGTCTCTTTTGCTCGCGGGGTTGCCCGAAAAAGTGGGCGGCAGCACGGTGAACCGGCTGTGCGGCTCCGGTCTCGAGGCGATCAATCAGGCATCGGCCGCCATCGCCGTGGGAGCCGGTGACATCATGATCGCCGGCGGCGTGGAGAACATGACCCGCGCCCCGTTGGTGATGCTGAAACCCGAAACGGGTCTTGCCCGCGGCAACCATGAACTGGTCGACACCACGCTCGGCTGGCGCTTTGTCAATCCGAAACTGGCGGCCATGTACGATCCCATCAGCATGGGAGAGACGGCCGAAAACGTGGCGGAGAAATACGGAGTATCCCGGGAAGACCAGGACCGTTTCGCCTACGACAGCCAAATGCGCTGCAAGGCGGCCTGGGAAGAAGGGAAATTTGACGACGAAATCGTGCCCGTGACCGTCACCCGCGGCAAAGAAACGTTTGTCTTTGACCGTGACGAGCACCCGCGTCCGGGAACCACCCTGGAGAAGCTCTCCACGCTCAAGACGGTGTTCCGGGCCGGCGGAACCGTGACGGCCGGAAACGCGGCCGGCATCAACGACGGAGCTTCCGCCGTGCTTCTGATGGAACGGGAAACGGCACGTCGTCTCGGCTTCAAACCGCTGGCACGCATCGTCACGTTTGCGGTGGAAGGCGTCAACCCCCTGTACATGGGGATCGGACCGGTCGGTGCCACGAAAAAGGTGCTCCGGCGGGCCGGTTTGACCGTTGACGATCTGGACCTGGTGGAGCTGAACGAAGCTTTTGCGGCTCAAGCCTTGGCTTGCATGCGCGAACTGGGACTGGACCATGAAAAAGTGAACGTGAACGGCGGATCGATCGCGCTCGGACACCCGCTCGGAGCGAGCGGTTCCCGCATCATGACCACGCTGGTTCATGAAATGAAGCGCCGGGGAAGCCGCTTTGGCCTCGCCACCATGTGCATCGGCGTGGGGCAGGGCATCGCCACGCTGGTTGAACGGGTGGATGACTGA
- a CDS encoding aldehyde dehydrogenase family protein produces the protein MAEKTFTLLKEKYDLLIGGEHTPSSSGKYFDVYNPATGEKIAEVAKATREDVDRAVAAARDALENSKWAKWPASRRGQILNKAAAIMRQRFNDLVELEILNSGKSLSAAKGQVMQAIEDFELYAASVHTIEGKTKPVPGGFFHYTTKEPVGVCAQIVPWNYPLMMAAWKIAPALAAGCTIVLKPASLTPLTAMVLADICHEAGVPAGVINVITGSGADVGAYLVEHPGVDKVAFTGETTTGKDIMAKASETLKRVTLELGGKSPNIVFPDADLEAAINGSLFGIYYNTGQSCEARSRLFVHEDIYDEFVEKFVEKASKLKVGDPFSEETHVGAVISKSQVDVIDSYVRLGEQEGARVAFGGKVPEGPEFEKGHWYMPTVLVDVTNDMRVAQEEIFGPVVVIIKFKDEKEVIKMANDTIYGLAAAVWTKDFGRAHRVAGQLKAGIIMVNNPFSAFPGLPFGGYKQSGFGRELALESLDLYMETKSVLSYIGPKPLNPFGV, from the coding sequence ATGGCGGAAAAAACGTTCACCCTGCTCAAGGAAAAATATGATCTCCTGATCGGCGGGGAACATACCCCTTCCAGCTCCGGCAAATACTTTGACGTATACAATCCGGCCACCGGCGAGAAAATCGCCGAAGTGGCCAAAGCCACCCGAGAAGACGTGGACCGCGCCGTCGCCGCCGCCCGTGATGCTCTGGAAAACAGCAAGTGGGCGAAATGGCCGGCCAGCCGTCGCGGACAAATCCTGAACAAAGCGGCCGCCATCATGCGCCAACGGTTCAATGACCTGGTGGAACTCGAGATCCTCAACAGCGGAAAATCTCTCTCCGCCGCCAAAGGACAGGTCATGCAAGCCATCGAGGACTTCGAGCTGTACGCCGCTTCCGTGCACACCATCGAAGGAAAAACCAAACCGGTGCCGGGCGGATTCTTCCACTACACCACGAAAGAGCCCGTCGGTGTCTGTGCGCAAATCGTTCCGTGGAACTATCCGCTGATGATGGCCGCCTGGAAAATCGCTCCGGCCCTGGCCGCAGGCTGCACCATCGTGCTGAAACCGGCCAGCCTGACTCCGCTGACCGCCATGGTTCTTGCCGACATCTGTCATGAAGCGGGAGTGCCCGCCGGCGTGATCAACGTCATCACCGGAAGCGGTGCGGACGTGGGTGCTTACCTCGTCGAACACCCGGGCGTGGACAAAGTGGCCTTCACCGGTGAAACCACCACGGGGAAAGACATCATGGCCAAAGCTTCCGAGACCCTGAAGCGGGTCACGCTCGAGCTTGGCGGCAAATCCCCGAACATCGTCTTCCCGGACGCCGATCTGGAAGCCGCCATCAACGGTTCGCTGTTCGGCATCTACTACAACACCGGTCAATCCTGCGAAGCCCGTTCCCGTCTGTTCGTCCATGAGGACATCTATGACGAGTTCGTGGAAAAATTCGTGGAGAAAGCGTCCAAACTCAAAGTGGGCGATCCGTTCAGCGAGGAGACCCACGTGGGTGCCGTCATTTCCAAATCGCAGGTGGACGTGATCGATTCCTACGTCCGGCTCGGCGAACAGGAAGGAGCCCGTGTGGCGTTCGGCGGCAAAGTGCCGGAAGGTCCGGAATTTGAAAAAGGACACTGGTACATGCCGACCGTACTGGTGGACGTGACCAACGACATGCGCGTGGCCCAGGAAGAAATCTTCGGTCCGGTCGTCGTCATCATCAAGTTCAAGGACGAAAAAGAAGTCATCAAAATGGCCAACGACACGATCTACGGTCTGGCCGCGGCCGTGTGGACCAAAGACTTCGGCCGTGCACACCGGGTGGCCGGTCAGCTGAAAGCGGGCATCATCATGGTCAACAACCCGTTCTCGGCTTTCCCGGGACTGCCGTTCGGCGGTTACAAACAATCCGGTTTCGGCCGCGAACTGGCGCTGGAGTCGCTCGACCTGTACATGGAGACCAAGTCCGTCCTCTCCTACATCGGTCCGAAACCGCTGAATCCGTTCGGCGTCTGA
- a CDS encoding thioesterase family protein — MKQGLKPGLRETMTVTVTDDMTAGFGGVKIHPVLSTVHMVYYMEWVGRKILEPFLEEHEEGVGASINVKHRAPAPVGKTVTFVATVREVTENKLVCDVIAEHDRAIVGESEFVQVILPKERLRENIERMK, encoded by the coding sequence ATGAAGCAGGGACTCAAACCGGGGCTCCGGGAAACGATGACCGTCACGGTCACCGATGACATGACCGCCGGATTCGGCGGCGTCAAGATTCACCCGGTGCTCTCCACCGTGCACATGGTTTATTACATGGAGTGGGTCGGACGAAAGATCCTGGAACCGTTTCTGGAAGAACATGAAGAAGGAGTCGGTGCTTCCATCAACGTGAAGCACCGCGCTCCCGCTCCCGTCGGGAAAACGGTCACGTTTGTGGCCACCGTTCGGGAAGTCACGGAAAACAAGCTGGTTTGCGACGTGATCGCCGAACATGATCGCGCCATCGTCGGCGAAAGCGAATTCGTGCAAGTGATCCTGCCGAAGGAACGGCTCAGGGAAAACATCGAGCGCATGAAATGA
- a CDS encoding phage holin produces MDWKSRFRNAGFWVSLVAFLLMFLKTIGVDVGLPEYEFVDWVLGILVLLGIVSDPTTENCGWLDDR; encoded by the coding sequence ATGGACTGGAAGAGTCGTTTTCGCAATGCCGGTTTCTGGGTTTCGCTGGTGGCATTTTTGCTGATGTTTTTGAAAACGATCGGGGTGGATGTCGGTCTGCCGGAGTATGAATTCGTGGATTGGGTGCTCGGGATTCTGGTACTGCTCGGGATCGTCAGTGACCCGACGACCGAGAACTGCGGTTGGTTGGATGACCGTTGA